One genomic window of Paenibacillus xylanilyticus includes the following:
- a CDS encoding DUF4179 domain-containing protein, with protein sequence MNTVESKVKNHMKHSDHIEYPDFDKMFNSIQMDELRVADQLKERSQRGKTKVAIVLGVSVAVMATPVYAAFQYDWSDVLSHKSGIESALQAGYGQSIEQSVTAHGVTLTVHNAFVDDNRTVLLYTIKPGMETDGAEIRYDQIVLKDSEGKPIEGHYYQQWNEEQGVYQGYFETDWVMSENQSNLQFSITGVRYLQDIQEDITLDPKDTNTQKFNIQKDGIETVEVQSFRHTEDQIMIRSNVTFTDTALKEQTWARITAYDPNGNMLKETESPVFGTEGATGAYSSTQIFYEQQFKERADHFTFTYTHEKERTDGIWNVELSLSKQQMETGSVKKEMDIPLQSLDGEAKISGVVVTPTQIRLTIDHQEDYYRLPYRTYQLEVDGRVLEGYVSLEGTLNPNQTELRFEQSASSLMDVNSVANKPITFIAKDRVDEHAGDQTSIRLTNISTQPQTVTREYEGFLINWTYYLKDGNLYVGMSSPESTFGGINQTYFLDAGEKQYLTPLYFNDSDNKHTEVFQDFKGKDIDLYVSNYTTKKPDGDLRIPLHSTK encoded by the coding sequence TTGAATACAGTAGAATCCAAAGTTAAGAATCACATGAAACATTCAGACCACATTGAATATCCGGATTTTGATAAGATGTTTAACAGCATACAGATGGACGAGCTTCGGGTAGCAGATCAGCTCAAGGAAAGATCACAGCGCGGTAAGACGAAAGTTGCTATTGTCCTGGGTGTATCTGTAGCGGTAATGGCCACTCCGGTATATGCAGCTTTTCAATATGATTGGAGTGATGTCCTCTCCCATAAGTCCGGAATTGAGTCAGCTCTCCAAGCGGGATATGGTCAGTCTATTGAACAAAGCGTCACAGCTCACGGAGTCACCTTAACGGTGCATAACGCTTTTGTGGATGATAACCGAACCGTCCTTCTCTATACGATCAAACCCGGCATGGAAACAGACGGAGCAGAAATCAGATATGATCAGATCGTTTTGAAAGACAGTGAGGGTAAGCCTATTGAAGGACACTATTATCAACAATGGAACGAAGAGCAAGGTGTGTATCAGGGATACTTCGAAACGGACTGGGTGATGTCTGAGAACCAATCCAATCTACAATTCTCCATTACAGGTGTTCGATATTTGCAAGACATTCAGGAGGACATTACACTCGATCCCAAGGACACGAATACTCAGAAATTTAATATACAAAAGGACGGAATCGAAACGGTAGAAGTACAATCCTTCCGGCACACGGAAGATCAAATCATGATTCGTTCCAACGTGACTTTTACAGATACGGCGTTGAAGGAACAGACTTGGGCCAGAATCACAGCCTATGATCCAAATGGGAACATGCTTAAAGAAACCGAAAGCCCAGTCTTCGGTACCGAAGGTGCAACCGGAGCATACTCCAGCACGCAAATATTTTACGAACAGCAGTTCAAAGAGAGAGCAGATCATTTCACCTTCACATATACACATGAGAAAGAGCGAACAGATGGAATCTGGAACGTCGAACTCTCCTTGTCTAAACAGCAAATGGAAACAGGTTCAGTTAAGAAAGAAATGGATATTCCACTGCAGTCATTGGATGGAGAGGCTAAAATCAGTGGAGTAGTGGTGACACCAACCCAGATTCGCTTAACTATTGATCACCAAGAAGACTACTACAGACTGCCTTATCGGACGTATCAGTTGGAAGTGGACGGCAGAGTGTTGGAAGGATACGTTTCCCTCGAAGGCACGTTGAATCCCAACCAGACTGAACTGCGATTTGAGCAGTCCGCCTCGTCTCTCATGGATGTTAATTCTGTGGCCAACAAACCGATAACCTTCATTGCGAAGGACCGAGTTGATGAGCACGCTGGTGACCAGACGTCTATTCGTCTAACGAATATTTCGACTCAGCCACAAACGGTAACAAGGGAGTACGAAGGGTTCCTTATTAACTGGACTTATTATCTCAAGGATGGGAACCTGTACGTTGGGATGTCCAGCCCTGAGTCTACATTTGGCGGGATCAACCAAACGTATTTTCTTGATGCGGGAGAAAAGCAATATCTGACGCCGCTGTATTTCAACGATAGTGATAATAAACATACAGAAGTGTTCCAAGATTTTAAGGGTAAAGACATTGATCTTTATGTATCGAACTATACAACGAAGAAACCGGATGGAGATTTACGAATTCCACTTCATAGCACTAAATAG
- a CDS encoding NUDIX domain-containing protein, translating to MITSKFHHLARGIIISQDQVLLAHAIGHQNTFLPGGHIEFGESAPDALKREIEEELGLSCYIDGYLGSVEHRWEKNKELHCEMNQVFRVKVPELDLLQSPVSLESHIEFYWASVYELAAHHLQPYPFRKLIPQLVRGDTSIWWESTLKDGITADNIE from the coding sequence GTGATAACTTCGAAATTTCATCATCTGGCAAGAGGAATTATAATCAGTCAGGATCAGGTTCTGCTCGCCCATGCCATTGGTCATCAAAATACGTTCTTGCCAGGAGGTCACATTGAATTTGGTGAAAGCGCACCGGATGCCCTAAAAAGAGAAATCGAAGAGGAACTGGGGCTGTCATGTTACATCGATGGATATTTAGGCTCCGTAGAGCATCGGTGGGAGAAAAATAAGGAGCTACATTGCGAAATGAACCAGGTTTTCAGAGTGAAAGTCCCTGAACTGGATCTGTTACAATCTCCTGTATCTCTTGAGTCTCATATTGAATTCTATTGGGCGTCTGTGTATGAGCTTGCTGCGCATCATTTGCAGCCTTATCCCTTCCGCAAGTTAATCCCACAGCTTGTCAGAGGAGATACATCAATATGGTGGGAAAGTACGTTGAAGGATGGAATAACAGCGGATAATATCGAATAA
- a CDS encoding helix-turn-helix domain-containing protein: MKHHPDLFDAQTLHHDTRLLFKLKLLLGTVCAYGGEVPLSQTELAKRMGTSTYRIRILLHKLEHEGIIHYNNAGTLFFDRYIFVRDQAEVSQETLYAKNFAFFTCDEFLSEDRNVQRFVLHYVGKELIYIPGNFRWGYINDLYGPTGLLNIRTPKEAITILKKASKYLKIKIHTENFQVLNVHSKWIDMGEIYSEGAELWVTKQLMKHRFCCDFISRKAVWQIAKVMEDYYAKFGYEYATEIFDHALFSIQNYKRRSQTFFNMIYREDSSYIVNDEKNELNEISAYFRSVMESAELNYAVQLSAELEQIKQKKHMAETNLSANDEISMLNQELMEAAHSQQVKVWDKLRLIHSCWLNRFRQHPEWFIQHYYRIRTLPAPILEIKMEIEKYMNGQKNTRSQAHIV; encoded by the coding sequence ATGAAACACCATCCTGATCTATTCGATGCACAGACCCTACATCATGATACTCGTTTGCTTTTCAAACTTAAACTCCTGCTGGGTACCGTTTGCGCATATGGTGGAGAAGTTCCTCTTTCTCAGACCGAACTCGCTAAACGAATGGGTACCTCCACTTATCGAATCCGAATTCTTCTCCACAAGTTAGAACACGAGGGTATTATTCACTACAATAACGCTGGTACATTGTTCTTTGACCGTTATATCTTTGTACGTGATCAAGCGGAAGTTTCACAGGAAACGCTCTATGCCAAAAATTTTGCCTTCTTTACATGCGATGAGTTTTTGTCTGAGGACCGAAATGTTCAACGCTTTGTGCTTCATTACGTTGGCAAAGAGCTTATCTATATTCCAGGCAATTTCCGCTGGGGTTACATTAATGATCTTTATGGGCCAACTGGACTTCTTAATATACGAACGCCAAAAGAAGCGATTACGATTCTTAAGAAGGCTTCCAAATATCTGAAGATCAAAATACATACGGAAAACTTCCAAGTACTGAACGTTCACTCCAAATGGATTGACATGGGTGAAATCTATTCTGAAGGTGCTGAGCTGTGGGTGACCAAACAGCTGATGAAGCATCGTTTTTGTTGTGACTTTATATCCCGGAAAGCGGTTTGGCAAATAGCAAAAGTCATGGAAGATTACTATGCGAAATTTGGATATGAGTATGCAACTGAAATTTTCGACCATGCCCTCTTTAGCATCCAAAATTATAAAAGACGGTCACAGACCTTCTTTAACATGATCTACAGAGAAGATTCTTCCTATATTGTGAATGATGAAAAGAACGAACTGAATGAGATCAGTGCTTATTTTCGGTCCGTTATGGAATCAGCCGAGTTAAACTATGCGGTACAACTATCTGCGGAGCTTGAGCAGATCAAGCAGAAAAAACACATGGCGGAGACCAACCTCTCTGCCAATGATGAGATCTCCATGCTCAATCAAGAACTAATGGAAGCAGCGCATAGCCAACAAGTTAAAGTGTGGGACAAACTTCGTCTCATCCATTCGTGCTGGCTTAATCGTTTCAGACAACATCCGGAATGGTTTATCCAGCATTATTACCGGATCAGAACTCTTCCAGCTCCAATCCTGGAGATCAAAATGGAAATTGAGAAGTATATGAATGGACAAAAAAATACTCGATCTCAAGCGCACATCGTCTAA
- a CDS encoding MarR family winged helix-turn-helix transcriptional regulator: MKLDWMGDHRTLIEKIIKYGNAYSNTYKLQRSYGTDMMFSASQIQTLEYILEAEDKEEKMSEMAARLGVSRSTFSKNVKNLTEKGLLEKYHLSGNRKDIYVKPSAKGREVYAKYTEFVRELCFDDIFKHADQISTADKESFIRIMDLFADVLVWYGEKEQEPRKLIKIDPGSD; the protein is encoded by the coding sequence ATGAAATTAGATTGGATGGGCGACCATCGGACGCTGATTGAGAAAATTATCAAGTACGGTAATGCATATTCGAACACCTATAAGCTGCAGCGAAGCTATGGTACGGACATGATGTTCTCCGCCTCTCAGATCCAGACCCTGGAATATATTCTGGAAGCAGAGGATAAGGAGGAGAAAATGTCAGAGATGGCCGCACGTTTGGGCGTTAGCCGCAGTACATTTTCCAAAAATGTGAAGAATCTGACGGAAAAAGGCTTGCTCGAAAAATATCATTTAAGCGGTAACCGCAAAGATATTTATGTCAAACCTTCGGCGAAAGGGCGCGAAGTATATGCAAAGTACACTGAATTTGTCCGTGAGCTTTGCTTTGACGATATCTTTAAGCATGCTGACCAAATTTCAACAGCCGACAAGGAGAGTTTTATTCGCATTATGGATCTGTTCGCCGATGTGCTGGTTTGGTATGGTGAGAAGGAACAGGAACCGCGCAAACTCATTAAAATTGATCCGGGCAGCGATTAA
- a CDS encoding PQQ-binding-like beta-propeller repeat protein yields MFSKKILMSFASLVLSGMFFLIPPTHAASTPFVQGSGYQSGAYDTDAMQPTSFNWDRNSRFAGVTEDVYIKWSYTTPAPGNASLILDENGSVITKSFIGGDPKYSIQAINPNGTLKWVYNTNDEMTMGSPVINKEDKLIIMGADKLKSINLNDGIGTETKFGEAYPTQIAIDDKGVYYLVGPMRVAAYYPNGTLKWKASHNYSRGSYPILTKTGSLVFKAGNGTAGSLYSFNAETGQKNWEYGLPSNSNNTAPAVSVDGTIYASDRLGYTYAIDPTGTMKWSFKADAASTSANIVDPVVSHDGTIYVVNATKNLYALNSDGTIKWVYNTNYGINSSPIVDKNGDVFFFSQSAANAIDKNGKLIWSLSIEGSAFNSPAIAEDGTIYAHANNGILYAIGGKVKQDSEDPETEIPVEPEIPSSGRALLVIMLQNGVEREYDLSMSEVNAFVNWYESKSGGIGNITFAIDKHSNNLGPFKQRKDYILYDKIITFEINEY; encoded by the coding sequence TTGTTTTCTAAAAAAATCTTAATGTCTTTTGCAAGTTTGGTTTTATCGGGAATGTTTTTCTTAATACCCCCAACTCATGCTGCTTCTACCCCATTTGTTCAGGGAAGTGGCTACCAGTCAGGTGCGTATGATACTGATGCAATGCAACCTACTTCTTTTAACTGGGATAGAAATTCTAGATTTGCAGGTGTAACCGAGGATGTATACATAAAATGGAGTTATACAACACCAGCACCAGGTAATGCATCCCTAATATTAGATGAGAACGGTTCTGTAATAACTAAGAGTTTTATAGGAGGAGATCCTAAGTATTCAATACAGGCTATTAATCCTAACGGAACGCTTAAATGGGTATACAATACAAACGATGAAATGACTATGGGCTCTCCAGTAATCAATAAAGAAGATAAACTTATTATTATGGGGGCAGACAAGCTCAAATCTATTAATTTAAATGATGGTATTGGTACTGAGACTAAGTTTGGTGAAGCATATCCTACCCAAATAGCAATAGATGATAAAGGTGTTTATTATCTAGTCGGCCCGATGAGAGTAGCAGCTTACTACCCTAATGGTACGCTTAAATGGAAAGCGAGCCATAATTATAGTCGAGGGAGCTATCCTATTCTCACTAAAACTGGATCCCTAGTATTTAAAGCTGGGAATGGTACAGCTGGATCTCTATACTCTTTTAATGCTGAAACAGGACAAAAAAACTGGGAGTATGGTTTACCTTCGAACTCCAATAACACAGCTCCAGCAGTATCCGTAGATGGTACGATCTATGCAAGTGATAGGCTTGGGTATACTTACGCTATAGATCCTACTGGAACTATGAAATGGAGTTTTAAAGCAGATGCTGCTTCGACGAGTGCTAATATAGTTGATCCAGTCGTATCTCATGATGGTACGATATACGTGGTTAATGCGACAAAGAATCTATATGCTCTTAACTCAGACGGGACGATTAAGTGGGTATATAATACGAACTATGGTATCAATTCTTCTCCTATAGTTGATAAGAACGGCGATGTGTTTTTTTTCAGTCAGAGTGCTGCTAATGCTATAGATAAAAACGGAAAGCTAATCTGGTCCTTAAGTATAGAAGGATCAGCATTTAATTCTCCTGCGATTGCCGAAGATGGAACTATATATGCCCATGCAAACAATGGCATTTTATATGCGATTGGAGGGAAAGTAAAGCAAGACTCTGAAGACCCGGAAACGGAGATTCCTGTCGAACCTGAAATTCCATCTAGTGGGAGGGCCTTGCTAGTTATTATGCTTCAAAACGGTGTAGAAAGAGAATATGACCTATCAATGAGTGAGGTTAATGCTTTTGTCAATTGGTACGAATCTAAATCTGGGGGAATTGGGAATATTACTTTTGCTATCGATAAGCATAGTAATAATTTAGGACCATTCAAGCAAAGAAAAGACTATATTCTATATGATAAAATTATTACTTTTGAAATAAATGAGTACTAG
- a CDS encoding alpha/beta hydrolase yields the protein MNHSETTIKSFDGTQLYFSKDTVEEAKAAVVIVHGLCEHAGRYDELTMHLNKRGCNVYRFDHRGHARSEGKRTFYSDFHQLIEDVNVVVDRALQESNGLPVFVIGHSMGGFATSSFGTKYPGKVKGIVLSGALTRYNTKVAGELPLDLPTGTYFPNELGSGVCSDPEVVSAYASDPLVEKQISVDLFNSLGNGVAWLKEHAKQFVDPVLVLHGANDGLVSELDSREFYGDIASTDKTLKIYAHLMHEIFNEPTRHEVIEEAITWIEKHI from the coding sequence ATGAACCACAGTGAGACAACGATTAAATCATTTGACGGAACACAGCTATATTTCAGCAAGGATACAGTCGAAGAGGCGAAGGCAGCCGTGGTCATTGTTCATGGGTTGTGTGAGCATGCCGGGCGTTATGATGAGTTGACGATGCACTTAAACAAACGAGGGTGTAACGTATATCGATTCGACCATCGTGGTCATGCGAGATCTGAAGGAAAGCGTACATTCTACAGTGATTTTCACCAACTCATCGAGGATGTGAATGTCGTAGTTGATAGGGCTTTGCAAGAGAGCAATGGCCTTCCAGTATTCGTTATTGGACATAGCATGGGCGGATTTGCAACCTCATCATTTGGCACGAAATATCCAGGCAAGGTCAAAGGTATTGTTTTATCAGGAGCACTTACCCGTTACAATACGAAGGTTGCTGGTGAGCTGCCGCTTGATCTTCCTACAGGGACGTATTTCCCGAACGAGCTTGGCAGTGGCGTATGTAGTGACCCTGAGGTTGTATCCGCTTACGCAAGTGACCCACTGGTAGAAAAACAAATTTCTGTGGATCTTTTTAATAGCCTGGGGAACGGCGTGGCGTGGTTAAAAGAACATGCCAAGCAGTTTGTGGACCCGGTGCTCGTTCTGCATGGAGCAAACGATGGGCTGGTGAGCGAACTGGATTCACGTGAATTCTACGGTGACATTGCCTCCACTGACAAAACATTGAAGATCTATGCACATCTCATGCATGAAATATTTAATGAACCGACTAGACATGAAGTCATAGAAGAAGCAATTACATGGATTGAAAAACATATCTAA
- a CDS encoding AraC family transcriptional regulator, with amino-acid sequence MNWIESLQKAIQYIEEHLLENVTIEQIAAQAHISPFYFQRTFTLLTDVTVFEYIRRRRLTLAAHELVQSEQKIIDLAYKYGYDTPESFSKAFRRQHGVAPSEVRKSSTSVKSYNRLAIQVNLKGAEPMDYKIVEQAEFTLVGIKQAYSYADGENLREIPKMWEEAYANGTEDRLIALNNGAIQGLLGVCVEQTEIKGKQMEYWIGTAYHGEIPEGLSSLTIPASKWSVFEVKGPLPESLQNLWKQIVSEWFPSNPYEHAGTPELEVYAGPHHAPQIWIPIK; translated from the coding sequence ATGAACTGGATTGAATCGTTGCAGAAGGCTATACAGTATATCGAAGAACATCTACTCGAAAATGTAACAATAGAGCAGATCGCAGCACAGGCTCATATCTCGCCTTTTTATTTTCAACGTACGTTTACACTATTAACAGATGTTACCGTATTCGAGTATATACGGCGGAGACGATTAACGCTGGCAGCACATGAACTTGTACAGAGTGAACAGAAAATTATTGATCTGGCGTATAAATACGGGTATGACACTCCTGAATCTTTCTCCAAAGCTTTTCGCAGACAGCATGGGGTTGCACCAAGTGAGGTGCGAAAAAGCAGCACCTCAGTTAAATCGTATAATCGCTTGGCTATTCAAGTAAATTTAAAAGGAGCGGAACCGATGGATTATAAAATTGTTGAACAGGCTGAATTTACGTTAGTTGGAATTAAGCAAGCTTACTCTTATGCAGATGGAGAGAATTTACGGGAAATCCCTAAAATGTGGGAAGAAGCCTATGCGAACGGAACAGAAGATCGTTTAATAGCATTGAATAATGGAGCTATTCAAGGATTACTTGGCGTCTGTGTAGAGCAGACCGAGATCAAGGGGAAGCAAATGGAGTACTGGATTGGTACAGCTTATCATGGTGAAATACCAGAAGGTTTGTCCTCCCTCACCATCCCTGCTTCCAAATGGAGTGTATTTGAAGTAAAGGGGCCTCTGCCTGAGAGCTTGCAAAATCTATGGAAACAGATTGTTTCCGAATGGTTCCCATCTAATCCTTATGAGCATGCTGGGACACCTGAATTAGAGGTTTATGCAGGTCCTCATCATGCGCCACAAATCTGGATACCGATTAAATAA
- a CDS encoding RNA polymerase sigma factor has protein sequence MTEHELFYSYNKDVYRTCLYMLKNIQDAEDVCHDVFVTVFRQDWRNVTHLKAWIMRIAMNHCLNVIRKNKVKNDKQDHLQKQHEHEALTRDTVDGMVMAKLSFAELEQQLRQLPDKLRSVVTLRYIGDLSVVEISEILNIRQGTVRSRLHKALKLMRKKLEYYEKVNMRGENRFEYSRIQS, from the coding sequence GTGACCGAGCACGAACTCTTCTATTCTTACAACAAGGATGTATATCGTACCTGCTTGTATATGCTCAAAAATATCCAGGATGCCGAGGATGTATGCCATGATGTGTTTGTAACTGTGTTTCGGCAGGACTGGAGAAATGTTACACATCTCAAGGCCTGGATTATGCGAATCGCCATGAATCATTGCCTCAACGTCATTCGTAAGAACAAAGTCAAAAATGACAAACAAGACCATCTGCAGAAGCAGCATGAACACGAGGCTCTTACTAGAGATACGGTCGATGGGATGGTTATGGCTAAGTTATCCTTCGCTGAATTGGAACAGCAATTGCGCCAATTGCCTGACAAGCTGCGAAGTGTTGTAACCCTGCGATACATTGGTGATCTATCTGTTGTGGAAATCTCGGAAATTCTCAATATACGTCAGGGTACCGTTCGATCCAGATTGCACAAGGCTCTTAAATTGATGCGAAAGAAACTGGAGTACTATGAGAAGGTTAACATGAGAGGAGAGAACCGTTTTGAATACAGTAGAATCCAAAGTTAA